One segment of Nostoc piscinale CENA21 DNA contains the following:
- the rpmF gene encoding 50S ribosomal protein L32, which produces MAVPKKKTSKSKRDKRRATWRHKAAIEAQKALSLGKSILTGRSTFVYPTAEEEEEES; this is translated from the coding sequence ATGGCTGTCCCTAAGAAGAAAACATCCAAATCTAAACGCGATAAACGTCGAGCTACTTGGAGACATAAAGCTGCTATTGAAGCCCAAAAAGCTTTGTCTCTGGGCAAGTCTATTTTGACTGGACGTTCTACATTTGTCTATCCTACTGCTGAAGAAGAGGAAGAAGAATCATAA
- a CDS encoding sulfite oxidase-like oxidoreductase: MLGKFFQKPDKEQGERVPPGQHLAKGFPVLTYGATPKVNIEEWEFRVWGSAKPTVFTWSDFMALPQHEFTADFHCVTRWSKLDVKWTGIKVTDFMNLIEVEEEAAHIMEHCYGGYTTNIAIEDFIREENFFAFQLFGEPLPAEHGGPLRLVVPHLYAWKSAKWINGLEFLKKEELGFWERNGYHRRGEPWAEERYSSSF, encoded by the coding sequence ATGTTAGGCAAGTTTTTTCAAAAGCCAGATAAAGAACAGGGTGAACGTGTCCCACCTGGACAGCACCTCGCTAAAGGATTCCCTGTGCTAACTTATGGTGCAACACCCAAAGTCAATATCGAAGAGTGGGAATTTCGCGTTTGGGGTTCGGCTAAACCGACTGTTTTCACTTGGTCAGACTTTATGGCGCTACCACAGCACGAATTTACAGCAGATTTTCACTGTGTTACCCGTTGGTCAAAACTGGATGTCAAGTGGACTGGCATTAAGGTAACAGATTTTATGAATTTGATAGAGGTAGAAGAAGAAGCCGCCCACATCATGGAACATTGCTATGGTGGCTACACTACTAATATCGCCATTGAAGATTTTATCCGCGAGGAAAATTTCTTTGCTTTTCAATTATTTGGAGAGCCATTACCCGCAGAACATGGTGGCCCCCTGCGGTTAGTTGTTCCCCATCTCTACGCTTGGAAAAGTGCCAAGTGGATTAATGGTTTAGAATTTCTCAAGAAAGAAGAACTGGGTTTTTGGGAACGTAACGGCTATCATCGCCGGGGTGAACCTTGGGCAGAAGAACGTTATAGCAGTAGTTTTTGA
- a CDS encoding DNA sulfur modification protein DndB, translated as MLQINIPASDFSGLLQAKPSTGNDPDSGKNRPEVKGHAEEIKQYVVERAKKDKPWIVGTLTANVNPKDITIIELGRGICLVVIRRGVKLDITDGQHRKRAIHELIESAEGSLISDDDFPITLVLEGDFRQCQTDFKDMAQTRQLDKSLLLSFGEFSGRVGITKELIQRVPMFQDKTEKIKSSPATKQKLIYTTNFIARFVSCVFTNDPNHQLRDYDVYTTSDALVICLNKFFSQCSNTEYIFDTSVEDLTEAEVAAFKDDCILGVSVGLEVLGRLLYYTYSKTDNYFNEEKILQLSQIDWSRENSLWKDNIVRIDPKPKNPDKPYKLSTAANAVNDAVKMVIMQLEWR; from the coding sequence ATGCTACAAATAAATATACCGGCAAGTGATTTTTCTGGGCTTCTGCAAGCAAAACCATCAACTGGTAATGATCCGGATTCTGGAAAAAATCGCCCAGAAGTAAAAGGTCATGCAGAAGAAATTAAACAATATGTAGTTGAACGTGCGAAAAAAGACAAACCTTGGATTGTAGGAACCTTAACAGCGAATGTAAACCCAAAAGATATCACAATAATTGAATTAGGTAGAGGAATTTGTCTAGTTGTTATTCGTCGTGGAGTTAAGTTAGATATTACAGACGGACAACATCGTAAGCGTGCTATTCATGAATTAATAGAGAGTGCTGAAGGTAGCTTAATTAGCGATGATGATTTTCCAATTACTCTAGTTTTAGAAGGCGACTTTCGCCAATGTCAGACAGATTTTAAAGACATGGCACAAACTAGACAATTAGATAAATCACTTTTATTATCATTTGGTGAATTTTCTGGTCGTGTTGGCATTACTAAAGAACTAATACAAAGAGTGCCAATGTTTCAAGATAAAACAGAGAAGATTAAGTCTAGTCCAGCTACTAAACAAAAGTTGATTTATACAACTAACTTTATAGCTAGGTTTGTTAGTTGTGTTTTCACCAACGATCCCAATCATCAGTTACGAGATTATGATGTCTACACCACATCTGATGCTTTAGTTATTTGTCTCAATAAATTTTTCTCACAATGCAGCAATACAGAATATATTTTTGATACAAGTGTTGAAGATTTGACTGAAGCTGAAGTAGCTGCATTCAAAGACGACTGCATTTTAGGTGTAAGTGTTGGCTTAGAAGTTTTAGGACGTTTATTGTATTATACGTATTCTAAAACAGATAACTATTTTAACGAAGAGAAAATATTACAACTTTCGCAGATAGATTGGTCAAGAGAAAATTCATTGTGGAAAGATAACATAGTTAGGATAGATCCAAAACCAAAAAATCCTGATAAACCTTATAAACTATCCACTGCGGCAAATGCTGTCAATGATGCTGTCAAAATGGTAATAATGCAGCTAGAATGGAGATAA
- the psbA gene encoding photosystem II q(b) protein — protein sequence MTTTLQQRSNANVWERFCNWITSTENRIYVGWFGVLMIPTLLAATTCFVIAFIAAPPVDIDGIREPVAGSLIYGNNIISGAVVPSSNAIGLHFYPIWEAASLDEWLYNGGPYQLVIFHFLIGCACYMGRQWELSYRLGMRPWICVAYSAPLASATAVFLIYPIGQGSFSDGMPLGISGTFNFMIVFQAEHNILMHPFHMLGVAGVFGGSLFSAMHGSLVTSSLVRETTETESQNYGYKFGQEEETYNIVAAHGYFGRLIFQYASFNNSRSLHFFLAAWPVVGIWFTALGISTMAFNLNGFNFNQSVIDSQGRVINTWADIINRANLGMEVMHERNAHNFPLDLAAGEVTPVALTAPAING from the coding sequence ATGACCACAACCTTACAACAGCGTTCTAACGCTAACGTATGGGAGCGGTTCTGCAATTGGATCACCAGCACCGAAAACCGTATTTATGTCGGTTGGTTCGGTGTATTAATGATTCCTACATTGCTGGCTGCAACCACCTGCTTCGTAATCGCTTTCATCGCTGCTCCTCCAGTAGATATCGATGGTATCCGTGAGCCTGTTGCAGGTTCTTTGATCTACGGAAACAACATCATCTCTGGTGCAGTTGTTCCTTCTTCTAACGCGATCGGTTTGCACTTCTACCCCATCTGGGAAGCTGCTTCCTTAGATGAGTGGTTGTACAACGGTGGCCCATACCAATTGGTAATTTTCCACTTCTTGATCGGATGTGCTTGCTACATGGGTCGTCAGTGGGAATTGTCTTACCGCTTGGGTATGCGTCCTTGGATCTGCGTAGCTTACTCTGCTCCTTTGGCTTCTGCTACCGCAGTATTCTTGATCTACCCCATCGGTCAAGGTTCCTTCTCTGATGGTATGCCCTTGGGTATCAGTGGTACCTTCAACTTCATGATCGTGTTCCAAGCAGAACACAACATCCTGATGCACCCCTTCCACATGTTAGGCGTGGCTGGTGTATTCGGCGGTTCTTTGTTCTCCGCAATGCACGGTTCTTTGGTAACTTCTTCCTTGGTTCGTGAAACAACCGAAACCGAATCTCAAAACTACGGTTACAAATTTGGTCAAGAAGAAGAAACCTACAACATCGTTGCAGCACACGGTTACTTCGGTCGCTTAATCTTCCAATATGCGTCCTTCAACAACAGCCGTTCCTTGCACTTCTTCTTAGCTGCTTGGCCTGTAGTTGGTATCTGGTTTACCGCTTTAGGTATCAGCACAATGGCGTTCAACCTCAACGGTTTCAACTTCAACCAATCAGTGATTGACTCTCAAGGTCGCGTGATCAACACCTGGGCTGACATCATCAACCGCGCTAACTTAGGTATGGAAGTAATGCACGAGCGTAATGCTCACAACTTCCCCCTAGACTTAGCTGCTGGTGAAGTTACTCCCGTTGCTTTGACTGCTCCTGCAATCAACGGTTAA
- a CDS encoding hybrid sensor histidine kinase/response regulator produces the protein MSSLSPRPDKILVVDDSPDNVFLIKTILEEENYTVSTAENGFVALAQLEASPCDLVLLDLMMPGMDGYEVTRRIRGEMNLQQYIPILLITAHDAPNVARGLDLGADDFIRKPVTVDELLARVRSLLRLKHSMDERDEIARQREDFVSRLTHDLRTPLVAADRMLMLFEQGALGELSAQMREVLTIMARSNANLLSMVNTLLEVYRFEAGRKTLAFQPVDLKLLIAEVVGELTPLAAAKALTIKQEYAEELTNNNIMGDRLELHRLLTNLIGNAIKFTESGYIAVRLSPADKNQEISSLGSTSSISGSDYIDIVVADTGSGISPEEQTTLFQRFRQGSHKSSGSGLGLYLSRRIVEAHQGQISVNSVLGKGSEFVVRLPLKP, from the coding sequence ATGAGTTCACTATCGCCGCGCCCTGACAAAATTTTGGTGGTCGATGATTCACCAGATAATGTTTTTTTAATTAAAACCATACTAGAAGAAGAAAATTATACAGTTAGCACCGCAGAAAACGGTTTTGTCGCTTTAGCCCAACTAGAAGCATCTCCTTGCGACTTGGTATTGCTGGATTTAATGATGCCAGGAATGGATGGTTATGAAGTTACCAGGCGCATTCGTGGGGAGATGAACTTGCAGCAATATATTCCAATTTTGTTAATTACAGCGCACGATGCACCCAACGTTGCGCGCGGCTTAGATTTGGGTGCTGATGATTTTATTCGTAAACCTGTAACTGTAGATGAATTACTCGCCAGAGTGCGATCGCTCCTGCGACTCAAGCATAGTATGGATGAGCGTGATGAAATTGCCCGTCAAAGAGAAGATTTTGTTTCTCGACTCACCCATGACTTGCGTACACCCTTAGTCGCGGCTGATCGGATGTTAATGTTGTTTGAGCAAGGTGCTTTGGGTGAATTATCCGCGCAAATGCGGGAAGTACTAACCATCATGGCACGTAGCAATGCCAATTTGCTCTCGATGGTCAATACCTTATTAGAAGTGTATAGATTTGAAGCCGGACGCAAAACCCTGGCGTTTCAACCAGTTGATTTAAAGCTATTAATTGCCGAAGTAGTTGGTGAACTCACGCCTTTAGCAGCAGCTAAAGCACTGACTATTAAACAAGAATATGCAGAGGAATTAACCAACAATAACATTATGGGCGATCGCTTAGAACTGCATCGCCTGTTAACTAACCTCATAGGTAATGCCATTAAATTTACTGAATCTGGCTATATAGCAGTTCGCCTCTCCCCCGCAGATAAAAATCAAGAAATTTCCTCCTTGGGAAGCACGTCATCTATCTCTGGTAGTGACTATATTGATATTGTGGTAGCCGATACAGGTTCGGGTATTTCGCCTGAAGAACAAACAACATTGTTTCAAAGATTTCGTCAAGGTAGCCACAAAAGTTCCGGTAGTGGCTTAGGACTGTACTTATCTCGCCGAATTGTCGAGGCGCATCAAGGGCAGATTTCTGTTAATTCTGTATTAGGTAAAGGCAGCGAATTTGTTGTCCGTTTACCACTTAAACCTTGA